The Vairimorpha necatrix chromosome 11, complete sequence sequence tctttcttGCTCTTCTTATCCTGTTTACTATCTGTAATTTTACTTTCTCCTATTTTACTACCTGCAATTTTACTTTCTCCTATTTTACTTTCTTGTAGTGCACTTTTCTTGGCAATTTTctcttcatatttttttattagatcGTCCGCATCAATATTGTCATAGGGCTCCCATGTATTCTCAGAGGAAGGGTACCCCTTCCATTTTATTAGGTAATGAGGCTTACCattgataaatttcttattcaCTATTTTTTCTACTAAGAAATCTTCGTCCTGATTAGTATCCTCTTTGTccattttgatttttaaggGTCcagaaaattaaataaaaaaagaaaaaaaaaataagaagaagaagaagaaatataaatttgaatataCAAAACAAATACTGTGtgtttttcatataaacaTGGTGTGTGCAGACTGGAAAATAAGTGATGTGTAtttgaattatatttttacatataacTTCTTATacagaaaaattatacatatAAGTTTAAAGACAAATTTGAACAAATGTGCAAATTTGATTGGCTACTAAAAGTATATAAGTATAAATTGAggatttatataaatttgacaatgtctaaatttttaatctaTTTTCTCCTCTTTACTTGTTAAACTGTtcttattaataattcGTGTACTTAAAAACATCGACcctataaaaataatcccCAATCCTATAAAGAAATTCCTAAACTGACTCCAGTCATAATGCTCAAACTCCTGGAAATATATTCCCGCCGTCACTATACTAAGTATAGACCAAgtaatatgaaaaataggCACTACTAATAACGCATCATACCTTTTTAACCCCCTATTTAACCAATAAATCTGTCCAAATGTACACAAAACTAACCCGcctataaaaacataagttacaaaatatttaaactgGTTCTCTTCACTTATCGTTTTATCAATAATCTCCGCCAAAGATTTAATACAAAGCGTCGTAAATGACGCTATAAACGAACTAAGTAAAACATACATAAGCaccataaaatattttataatgtaCCCGTCATCatcaaaataaacattttcaCTGTAAAAAAGTCTATTATTATCTTCATTAAACCTACTATTAGTTTCTACGTATCTTATAAaccaatataaaaaaattataaaaaataatatagtaaaaaaatatagaataaTTGAAGGCTTGTGgtataattttagtaaTTCACATAATGAATAAGATTTATGTGATACTTTAGTATTAAAGATTATGAATGTGGTACCTgtaaaaacgaaaaaaatgGCCGCGAGATCTTTGTAAGTAAAAATTTCGTCATTGATTAAAGGCGCCAGAATCGAGTTTGAGACTAAACCTGTAGCGCTTAGTACAGCCAGAAGTGATTGGTTTCCGAAAATGTATGATAAATATCCTGACAATTTGCCaactatataaattatcataCCAATATTAAATGTATCAAAATTGtgtaaaaagatttttatattgttttttgtatatgataatttttgtatattaacACCAGTATTAATTAATACATTTCCTAATATACTTAATATAGCACCTATAATCCATTTAGAATTAGAAGATTCGTAACTACAAAGATAATGATTATTCTTAAAAACGCATGATTGTTTTATATCGCAACCACTAAGCTGACTGGGTCTGTTTGGATTACATCTCTTGTTTTCTGGAATAGGTAGGCAACAATAAGTGgattctataaatttggAAATCATACATTCATTTTCGACTTTACACTGCGCGGAACACGCAATTGGGCCGTAAAACGAGTAAGACGCGCACTGTTGTGGCATTGTACAATGTTCGGCGGGTGGGAGTAATTTTGAGCAAATGTTGTTTACGCAGTAAGAAGTGTGGATGTCTGGTCTGTTTTTAATGAAACAATCTTTGTCATGAGTACAAGGAATGGGAACTGAGTAGAGGAAACTCATACAAGAAAATATCAACatgtttgtttataaacaaaaaaaaacataaatgagttatttttagatgtgtcagtttataaaatgtaaTTGTTTATGACATAATACTTAATGTAACTTTTAAACATGAATTCTAAATAAGTGTTAATGTTTCAGTCTAAAAAATGGTTGTTttagatataaatacaaaagaaacctttaataaatattatatgaGTTATTTAGATGTGTCagttattaaatttatttactttaGACATAATACTTAATGTAACTCgacattaaatattatgtaATTGAGGTATAATATCATGTAACTAAACATATTTTACTTAATGTAATTGGAGATATTATGTTTCGGCTAATAACAGCAttagtgtaaaaaaaactaagaaaatgttttttgaacatatttcaatttactagatattttttatatttttaattttgtccgttatttttttaatttcaactttattttctaataatttcGCCCTTTATGGATACAGACCCAATAAACAATTATGAGACAATAGAACACGACATGATTCATATAAAAGACTACTTCaagaattataaatttggtATACAAGAAAGATTAtcaaaactttattttcttaataaCCTAAACACTTCCAAACTAAACGACACTTCAGatttactaaaaaactccaaagaaaaactagtagaaataaaaaacaaaggCAAAGAATGCGACCAATtcatttttgatatttccTCGAAATTGTACAACAAATCtcaagaaataaaaaatgaaaaaaaaaatttagaaaatttaaaaattttactaaaaactaaaaacCAAGAatttaatgatttaaaCCATAAAGGCGACTTATTTCAGATTTATGAAACCCATAACagcaaatataaaaaggtATGTAATGATATAGAAAATGTgttaaacaatataaaaaaatttaaagaagaattggaaaataaaaaaaaatttaatattgaaGAATTAGAAGTTTATAAGAATAAATTGATGAGTAGAACTAGAAGATTGTCAGTTATACAATATGAGAAGTATATAGAAGATTTGtatgaattttataagaagatggtaagtaaaattaaaggGATTTTTGAGATTAAAATAGAGACGAGAAGTGAAGAAAATAAGATATTGGTGTTTGTAGTG is a genomic window containing:
- a CDS encoding chromo domain-containing protein, yielding MDKEDTNQDEDFLVEKIVNKKFINGKPHYLIKWKGYPSSENTWEPYDNIDADDLIKKYEEKIAKKSALQESKIGESKIAGSKIGESKITDSKQDKKSKKEKKTSLANSTIKDEKNDTSLQEKKKSRKSSLKENENRK
- a CDS encoding putative magnesium transporter, with the protein product MLIFSCMSFLYSVPIPCTHDKDCFIKNRPDIHTSYCVNNICSKLLPPAEHCTMPQQCASYSFYGPIACSAQCKVENECMISKFIESTYCCLPIPENKRCNPNRPSQLSGCDIKQSCVFKNNHYLCSYESSNSKWIIGAILSILGNVLINTGVNIQKLSYTKNNIKIFLHNFDTFNIGMIIYIVGKLSGYLSYIFGNQSLLAVLSATGLVSNSILAPLINDEIFTYKDLAAIFFVFTGTTFIIFNTKVSHKSYSLCELLKLYHKPSIILYFFTILFFIIFLYWFIRYVETNSRFNEDNNRLFYSENVYFDDDGYIIKYFMVLMYVLLSSFIASFTTLCIKSLAEIIDKTISEENQFKYFVTYVFIGGLVLCTFGQIYWLNRGLKRYDALLVVPIFHITWSILSIVTAGIYFQEFEHYDWSQFRNFFIGLGIIFIGSMFLSTRIINKNSLTSKEEKID